The Chitinophagales bacterium genome has a window encoding:
- a CDS encoding F0F1 ATP synthase subunit beta: MPNVGKIKQIIGPVVDVYFSSEAALPEIYNALEIKRENGDILVLEVQQHLGEDSVRCVAMDSSEGLVRGMEAVDTGKAIAMPVGEEIYGRLFNVTGDAIDGLPQPSKANGRPIHAKPPKFEDLSTASEILFTGIKVIDLIEPYAKGGKIGLFGGAGVGKTVLIQELINNIAKAYSGVSVFAGVGERTREGNDLMREMIEAGIVKYGDKFKHSMEEGGWDTSAVDMEELKKSQATFVFGQMNEPPGARARVALSGLTMAEYYRDGDQSDPNGGRDILFFIDNIFRFTQAGSEVSALLGRMPSAVGYQPTLATEMGIMQERITSTKRGSITSVQAVYVPADDLTDPAPATTFAHLDATTVLSRKIASLGIYPAVDPLDSTSRILDAAIIGEEHYRCAEDVKMILQRYNELQDIIAILGMDELSEEDKKVVSRARRVQRFLSQPFHVAEQFTGMPGVLVPIDETIRGFNMILNGEVDQYPEAAFNLVGTIDDAIEKGKKLMAQAAN; the protein is encoded by the coding sequence ATGCCAAACGTTGGTAAGATTAAACAAATCATTGGTCCGGTAGTAGACGTATACTTCAGTAGTGAAGCAGCCCTCCCGGAGATTTATAACGCATTGGAGATCAAGCGCGAAAACGGAGATATACTGGTACTTGAGGTGCAGCAGCACCTGGGTGAGGACAGCGTTCGTTGCGTAGCGATGGACAGCTCTGAAGGCCTGGTTCGTGGTATGGAAGCAGTAGATACAGGAAAAGCGATAGCAATGCCTGTAGGTGAAGAGATATATGGCCGTTTGTTTAATGTAACCGGTGATGCTATTGACGGTCTGCCTCAGCCAAGCAAGGCTAACGGTCGCCCGATACACGCAAAACCACCAAAGTTTGAAGATCTGAGTACAGCATCTGAGATCCTGTTCACTGGTATCAAAGTTATCGACCTGATCGAGCCATATGCAAAAGGTGGTAAGATCGGTTTGTTCGGTGGTGCCGGTGTGGGTAAAACCGTATTGATCCAGGAGCTGATCAACAACATTGCGAAAGCGTATAGTGGTGTATCGGTATTTGCGGGTGTAGGTGAGCGTACTCGTGAGGGTAACGACCTGATGCGTGAGATGATCGAGGCAGGTATCGTAAAATATGGTGATAAGTTCAAACACAGCATGGAAGAAGGCGGTTGGGATACCAGCGCAGTTGACATGGAAGAACTGAAAAAATCACAGGCTACCTTCGTATTCGGACAGATGAATGAGCCTCCCGGAGCACGTGCCCGTGTGGCCCTTTCAGGTTTGACAATGGCTGAATACTACCGCGACGGTGATCAAAGCGATCCAAATGGCGGCCGTGATATCCTCTTCTTCATCGATAACATTTTCCGTTTTACCCAGGCAGGCTCTGAGGTATCAGCTTTGTTGGGTCGTATGCCTTCAGCGGTAGGTTACCAGCCTACCCTCGCCACGGAAATGGGTATCATGCAGGAACGTATTACTTCAACCAAGCGGGGGTCAATTACTTCTGTACAGGCGGTTTATGTACCTGCGGATGACTTGACTGACCCTGCTCCGGCAACAACATTTGCCCACCTTGATGCCACAACGGTATTGAGTCGTAAGATCGCTTCCCTGGGGATTTACCCTGCTGTGGATCCATTGGATTCTACTTCACGTATCCTTGATGCAGCAATCATTGGCGAAGAACACTACCGTTGCGCAGAGGATGTAAAGATGATTCTTCAGCGTTACAACGAATTACAGGATATCATCGCCATCCTCGGTATGGATGAATTGTCAGAAGAAGACAAAAAGGTAGTATCCAGAGCTCGTAGGGTCCAGCGTTTCCTCTCCCAGCCGTTCCACGTTGCGGAGCAATTTACAGGGATGCCGGGTGTTTTGGTTCCTATTGACGAAACCATTCGTGGATTTAACATGATCCTCAATGGAGAAGTGGATCAATATCCTGAAGCAGCATTTAACCTGGTAGGTACTATCGATGACGCTATCGAGAAAGGTAAAAAACTGATGGCACAAGCTGCTAACTAA
- the atpC gene encoding ATP synthase F1 subunit epsilon → MQLDILTPEQNIYSGNVYGVQLPGLEGSFEILENHAPIIATLAKGKMKIIKDKNTNELFEITGGFVEVINNKTSVLLEGAKAL, encoded by the coding sequence ATGCAACTAGATATTTTAACACCCGAGCAGAATATATACAGTGGTAACGTATACGGCGTTCAGCTTCCCGGTCTTGAAGGTTCTTTCGAGATACTGGAAAACCACGCCCCGATAATCGCTACACTGGCCAAGGGCAAGATGAAGATCATCAAAGACAAAAACACCAACGAGTTGTTCGAGATCACAGGTGGCTTTGTTGAAGTGATCAACAACAAGACCAGCGTACTGCTGGAGGGTGCTAAGGCACTGTAA
- a CDS encoding aryl-sulfate sulfotransferase translates to MLLRLIILSGIIFLSGNNAVSQVLPKDNDTLNYRLVGFQVPENKNATAYQLEVYEFLAQDDGNVEKLVLKKTYERNRIIETVPQFGKSYKWQVKYLKNSQVIGSSGFHYFSTGYSETVDTSKYRLKVLENKVKDPDIYLVLDFISVIYDLDGNPLWYLPNIPVVADKNIQMRDLKPTADGTFTAVSGQGAHEFDYNGKILWTAANDGTVSGAQNESYHHEFTKLSNGHFMVCGQEPLLKKVPGFVDTAMLNTARVEWHDDEECYYVNLKAETLIEYDSNGRVVWYWKSSEHCSDKDFFRQGANKMTKINTDMHMNAFEFDEKEKVIYISFKNTNQIVKIEYPSGKIIESYGINSDKKQDNPDTLFYGQHCIRKTKDGRLYLFNNNSRVLNMNRDEDHGENTSISYITMLKENPEKRSGIEKIWEFPCNIDTFAMWAGGAGGSVTMLDNGDILASMGAASRVFIVTPDKKVLWNGIPQVSDPGNNWHLLGQYRTSYITKKDLNKFIYK, encoded by the coding sequence ATGCTGCTACGCTTAATAATATTGTCGGGTATAATATTTCTATCGGGCAATAATGCCGTCTCTCAGGTCCTTCCCAAAGATAATGATACACTCAACTATCGCCTGGTGGGTTTCCAGGTGCCCGAAAACAAAAATGCAACTGCTTACCAGCTCGAAGTTTACGAATTCCTGGCGCAGGATGATGGAAATGTAGAGAAGTTAGTACTGAAGAAAACATATGAGCGCAACAGAATAATAGAAACGGTACCACAGTTTGGCAAAAGTTATAAATGGCAGGTAAAATACCTGAAGAATAGCCAGGTAATCGGTTCATCCGGGTTTCATTATTTCTCAACAGGCTATTCAGAAACAGTTGATACCAGCAAATACAGGCTGAAGGTTTTGGAAAACAAAGTAAAAGACCCGGATATCTATCTAGTGTTGGATTTTATTTCAGTGATATATGACCTGGACGGTAACCCGCTGTGGTATCTGCCAAATATTCCTGTAGTAGCAGATAAAAATATACAAATGAGAGACCTGAAACCAACTGCCGATGGAACTTTTACAGCTGTTTCAGGACAGGGTGCACATGAGTTTGATTACAATGGCAAGATATTATGGACTGCAGCAAACGACGGGACTGTTAGCGGAGCACAGAATGAAAGCTATCATCATGAGTTCACTAAGCTATCAAACGGTCATTTTATGGTTTGTGGCCAGGAACCACTGCTTAAGAAAGTACCCGGTTTCGTTGATACGGCCATGTTGAATACTGCTAGGGTGGAGTGGCACGATGATGAAGAATGCTACTATGTTAATTTAAAAGCAGAAACATTGATCGAATATGATTCAAATGGCAGAGTGGTATGGTATTGGAAGTCGTCTGAACATTGCTCGGACAAAGATTTTTTCAGACAAGGCGCTAACAAAATGACTAAGATCAATACAGATATGCATATGAATGCATTTGAGTTTGACGAGAAAGAAAAGGTCATATATATAAGTTTTAAGAATACCAATCAAATAGTGAAGATCGAATACCCCTCAGGTAAGATAATAGAGAGCTACGGCATAAATTCGGATAAAAAGCAAGATAATCCTGACACTTTGTTTTATGGACAACATTGTATCAGGAAAACTAAAGACGGCAGGTTATATCTTTTCAACAACAATTCCAGGGTGCTTAATATGAACAGGGATGAAGACCATGGTGAAAATACCAGCATTTCATATATAACGATGTTGAAAGAGAATCCTGAAAAACGCAGTGGAATTGAAAAAATATGGGAGTTCCCATGCAACATTGACACATTTGCAATGTGGGCCGGCGGAGCGGGGGGTAGTGTTACTATGCTTGACAATGGTGATATTTTGGCTAGTATGGGTGCCGCCAGCAGAGTGTTTATCGTTACTCCCGACAAAAAAGTACTATGGAACGGTATTCCTCAAGTATCAGACCCTGGAAACAACTGGCATTTACTTGGTCAATATCGCACCAGTTATATCACCAAAAAAGACTTGAATAAATTTATTTATAAATAA
- a CDS encoding T9SS type A sorting domain-containing protein, whose protein sequence is MKQKDNFLRSVLFLLFIVCYAQDSGAQYCTVSSYTPCYYYNTYINSFVTTGGSTNISNTGSGCNNTSTSYTFFNTMTHTGARGTNVGFTIGNNPSYGLSYALYVDFNSDGDFIDAGEQVYTGSIGASSTATSSFTIPTTAALGTTRMRLMAEYYYSPNSCGPIYYGEIEDYNLNITVPCPVTITTQPHDTSVCTSQNGTFSIVATNTNSYQWQVSTNGGSSWSNISNGSVYSGTTTNTLLITSPTISMNTYKYRCNCTNSGSSCTTSSTQGTLTVNQTPYIASTTPGSACLNGSGQVGATGSTGVTVRWWNQATGGTMLGTGNTYTVSSATSTTNYYAEPYVSSVQQSGSISTSTANNGQVAATFDCKPLTNMTVTGFDFTPRTTTSYTASIYYRTGSMVGNTSSSSGWTLLGTSSSFNATANVVTAIPLTLSLNLTANQTYAFYVYVTGGTLGYTNGSGTPGTTLFASNSDMQIFEGYGSPGLFSSSLYTTRTFAGTIYYTKSVTPPCTNTNRTAVLLTVNTPPQISSHPSNSTICSGSSTSFSSSGTGVGTLTYQWEASFNSGVNWSIINNGGFYSGATTSTLTVSNVTAVLDNYQYRCIVSGTCSPPATSNAATLTVNTPPTITTQPVNADGCPASTVTFTCAATGGGINYQWQEFVTSWNNITNGGMYSGATSATLTLTGITPSMDGQQYRCLITGACTPPDTTDEPTLTVNPLPTISGSSNSPVCEGNDLMLSSISTTSGVTYGWTGPGAYNSTLQNPTLSGPTTANSGNYMVTATITATGCTATASVPVVIKTTPVISSISSNAPVCSGYDINLTSASNAGTTYSWTGPLGFTSTTQNPVRSKVNLQMGGYYKLETTLNGCVSNPDSVNVTIVPSPSIGAYPTPGNKICDGDTIWFYAFASNTGTGPTYQWVKNGQDIPGENALQYTGTGLMNGDIIKLRMSPGSGISCPADILTQEMHIVAKPVLAPVVNVVMDPATPVWEGLLVTFTATPADAGKNPHYQWKRNGKDINGATSDVWSTTSLNDKDVIECEIISDYECAQPSSSMSNQVTVPVLTSVPNTAGNTNLSLFPNPNNGSFTLKGNVNKGKVQLEVLNALGQVIYKNEFSSADGNLQQDIRPGNMADGIYMLRITSGTEQANIRFRVAN, encoded by the coding sequence ATGAAACAAAAAGATAATTTCCTACGTTCGGTTTTATTTTTGCTCTTTATTGTTTGTTATGCACAGGACAGTGGAGCGCAATATTGCACAGTATCTTCCTATACACCTTGTTATTATTATAACACATATATCAACTCATTTGTTACAACAGGTGGGTCTACTAACATCAGCAATACGGGTAGTGGTTGTAATAATACAAGTACCAGTTATACTTTTTTCAATACTATGACACATACTGGTGCCAGGGGAACTAATGTTGGTTTCACGATAGGCAATAACCCGTCATATGGATTGTCATATGCGCTATATGTCGATTTTAACTCTGATGGTGATTTTATTGATGCGGGAGAGCAGGTATATACAGGATCTATAGGGGCGTCCAGCACAGCAACCAGTAGTTTTACCATACCAACAACGGCCGCATTGGGTACGACGCGTATGAGGCTCATGGCAGAGTATTATTATTCTCCTAATAGTTGTGGCCCTATCTATTATGGTGAAATTGAGGATTATAATCTTAATATTACTGTTCCTTGTCCCGTAACAATAACCACCCAACCTCATGATACTTCTGTATGTACAAGTCAGAATGGAACATTCTCTATTGTTGCTACCAATACCAATTCTTATCAATGGCAGGTAAGTACAAATGGAGGTTCTTCCTGGTCAAATATTTCAAATGGCAGTGTATATAGTGGTACAACAACCAACACTTTGCTGATTACCAGCCCTACGATATCTATGAATACATATAAATATCGTTGCAATTGCACCAATTCAGGAAGTTCCTGCACTACAAGCAGTACACAAGGAACATTAACCGTTAATCAAACGCCTTATATAGCCAGTACTACACCAGGTTCAGCATGCCTGAATGGAAGCGGACAGGTTGGTGCAACAGGTTCTACAGGTGTTACGGTGCGTTGGTGGAACCAGGCAACCGGAGGCACCATGTTGGGAACAGGTAATACATATACGGTCAGTTCTGCAACAAGCACCACAAATTATTATGCTGAGCCATATGTATCGAGTGTTCAGCAATCAGGTAGTATATCTACAAGCACGGCCAATAATGGTCAGGTGGCAGCAACATTCGATTGCAAGCCTTTAACGAACATGACAGTTACCGGTTTCGACTTCACTCCAAGAACTACTACATCTTATACTGCCAGTATTTATTACAGAACAGGCTCAATGGTAGGTAATACAAGCTCTTCCAGCGGATGGACATTATTAGGTACTTCAAGTAGCTTTAATGCAACGGCAAATGTAGTTACTGCAATACCACTGACATTATCCCTGAACCTTACTGCAAACCAGACTTATGCATTCTATGTATATGTTACCGGTGGTACGCTGGGTTATACAAATGGTTCAGGTACACCTGGTACTACTTTGTTCGCGTCTAACAGTGATATGCAAATATTCGAAGGCTATGGTTCTCCCGGCTTATTTTCCAGTAGTTTGTATACTACAAGAACTTTTGCCGGTACTATTTATTATACAAAATCTGTTACCCCGCCGTGTACGAATACAAACCGAACTGCTGTATTACTTACAGTTAATACCCCGCCACAAATTTCATCCCATCCTTCAAATAGTACAATATGTAGCGGTTCATCCACCTCGTTCAGCAGTAGTGGTACTGGGGTTGGTACCCTTACTTATCAGTGGGAGGCTAGCTTTAATAGTGGTGTGAATTGGAGTATCATAAATAACGGAGGTTTCTATAGTGGAGCTACAACGTCAACGCTTACCGTATCAAATGTCACAGCAGTATTAGACAATTATCAATACCGCTGTATCGTATCTGGCACTTGTTCGCCACCTGCTACCTCTAATGCAGCTACCCTGACAGTAAATACACCCCCGACTATTACTACTCAGCCTGTAAATGCTGATGGGTGTCCTGCCTCAACGGTTACATTTACCTGCGCGGCCACAGGTGGTGGTATAAATTACCAGTGGCAGGAGTTTGTTACGTCGTGGAATAATATCACTAATGGTGGCATGTATTCTGGTGCAACTTCAGCGACACTGACGCTTACGGGCATTACCCCGTCAATGGATGGACAGCAGTATCGTTGCCTGATCACAGGTGCCTGTACTCCTCCTGATACTACGGATGAACCGACCCTTACAGTAAACCCTCTTCCTACCATCTCAGGTTCATCAAACAGTCCTGTCTGCGAAGGCAACGACCTGATGTTATCTTCTATAAGTACTACATCGGGTGTTACTTACGGATGGACCGGCCCCGGAGCCTATAATTCAACATTACAGAACCCCACACTATCAGGACCTACAACGGCTAATTCCGGTAATTATATGGTAACGGCTACTATTACTGCAACGGGTTGTACGGCAACAGCCAGTGTACCGGTAGTAATAAAAACCACGCCTGTTATATCTTCAATCTCAAGTAATGCTCCGGTTTGCTCGGGTTATGATATCAACCTGACATCTGCAAGTAATGCAGGAACCACATATAGCTGGACTGGCCCACTTGGTTTTACAAGCACAACCCAAAACCCGGTTCGTAGCAAAGTAAACCTGCAAATGGGCGGATACTATAAGTTGGAAACAACGCTGAATGGTTGTGTTTCCAACCCGGACAGCGTTAATGTAACGATCGTACCAAGTCCATCAATAGGTGCGTATCCAACTCCGGGTAACAAAATATGTGATGGTGATACGATCTGGTTCTACGCTTTTGCTTCTAATACAGGCACAGGTCCGACATATCAGTGGGTGAAAAACGGACAGGATATACCGGGAGAAAACGCGTTGCAGTATACGGGTACAGGGTTGATGAATGGCGATATAATTAAGCTGAGAATGTCTCCCGGATCAGGTATATCTTGTCCGGCAGATATATTAACGCAGGAAATGCACATCGTTGCCAAACCAGTATTAGCTCCGGTCGTAAATGTTGTCATGGACCCTGCTACTCCTGTATGGGAGGGGTTATTAGTGACCTTCACTGCAACACCGGCAGATGCAGGTAAAAATCCGCATTACCAGTGGAAGCGTAACGGTAAGGATATAAATGGTGCTACAAGTGATGTGTGGAGTACTACATCATTGAATGATAAGGATGTCATCGAATGTGAGATCATAAGCGATTATGAGTGTGCACAACCATCATCTTCTATGAGTAACCAGGTAACCGTTCCGGTACTCACTTCAGTGCCCAACACAGCAGGAAATACAAACTTGTCTCTTTTCCCTAACCCCAACAATGGTAGCTTTACTTTGAAAGGAAATGTAAATAAAGGGAAGGTACAGCTGGAAGTATTGAATGCACTGGGTCAAGTGATCTATAAAAATGAATTTTCTTCGGCAGACGGTAACCTGCAGCAGGATATCAGACCAGGCAATATGGCCGATGGTATCTACATGCTGAGAATTACTTCCGGAACTGAACAGGCTAATATCCGCTTCCGGGTAGCCAATTGA
- a CDS encoding ABC transporter permease has protein sequence MNLPFFIARRYMLRQKGRFSAFIIRLAIVATSLSVAAMIIALALIVGFKKQISQNIYNYWGHIHVNIYSASYSSLISPEPLVRDATIEQQIKALPGVKAITPYAISPAILNANQLMESIQLKGVDSSYDFRTINATPINFADTSYAKEVVLSESTLDRMKLNMGDELLLYFFDANSTYPRIRKVTVAGTYHVGMEDIDKFYALCDIRLLQNINKWSADEVNGYQVMLAEPEEATPVSDKIFKDILPADSRLTSNTMFELFPGIFDWLSLLDTNAVVILVIMGIVAIINLIAALLILIVNQARMVGMLKALGMAEGDMRKIFLYHASLIGFVGIIAGNILAIGLCIIQQETGFLKLSEAGYSMQFVPVHIIWWHPFAVSICTMLLCILCMWVPTLYIRRVQPAKVLQFK, from the coding sequence GTGAACTTACCATTCTTCATAGCGCGCAGGTATATGCTCCGTCAAAAAGGGCGTTTCTCTGCATTTATTATCAGGCTGGCTATTGTAGCTACCTCGTTGAGTGTTGCCGCCATGATCATCGCTCTTGCTTTAATAGTAGGTTTCAAAAAACAGATCAGTCAGAATATTTACAACTACTGGGGACATATACATGTTAATATATATAGCGCGTCTTATTCTTCGCTTATTTCGCCCGAGCCATTGGTTAGAGATGCTACCATTGAACAACAGATAAAGGCACTACCCGGTGTTAAGGCTATTACACCATATGCAATAAGTCCTGCTATCCTGAATGCCAACCAGTTGATGGAAAGTATTCAGTTGAAGGGCGTAGATAGTTCATACGATTTTAGAACCATTAACGCTACTCCAATCAATTTTGCTGATACAAGCTATGCCAAAGAGGTTGTGTTGTCTGAAAGTACCTTAGACCGGATGAAGCTGAACATGGGCGATGAATTATTGTTGTATTTCTTTGATGCTAATTCAACCTACCCGCGCATACGCAAAGTTACTGTTGCAGGTACCTATCATGTTGGTATGGAAGATATCGACAAATTTTATGCTTTATGTGATATCAGGTTGTTGCAGAACATCAACAAGTGGAGTGCTGATGAGGTAAATGGCTACCAGGTCATGCTTGCTGAGCCCGAAGAGGCAACTCCAGTTTCAGACAAGATATTTAAGGATATTCTGCCTGCTGACAGTCGTCTTACCTCAAATACTATGTTTGAGCTTTTTCCCGGTATATTCGACTGGCTGTCATTACTGGATACCAATGCCGTTGTAATATTGGTGATTATGGGTATCGTTGCTATCATTAACCTTATAGCAGCGCTACTTATATTGATAGTCAACCAGGCGCGTATGGTGGGCATGCTTAAGGCGCTGGGCATGGCTGAAGGGGATATGCGCAAAATATTCCTGTATCATGCTTCTCTCATAGGTTTTGTGGGCATTATTGCCGGAAATATACTGGCCATTGGCCTTTGTATTATCCAGCAAGAGACAGGCTTTCTGAAGCTGTCAGAAGCAGGCTACTCTATGCAATTCGTTCCTGTACATATCATATGGTGGCATCCTTTTGCAGTTAGTATATGCACAATGCTGTTGTGCATACTTTGTATGTGGGTGCCTACGTTGTATATTCGTCGTGTGCAACCTGCCAAGGTGCTGCAATTCAAATAA
- a CDS encoding GNAT family N-acetyltransferase encodes MSNKESYRRFCAVEKTVPLFLKDWWLDAVCDNWDVAIAKNGDAISGVWPYCPEHKMNVSIIRDQVLTPYMGPFVFYPADLKHTKRDNFQHETISTLLGDMPEAKVWHLSAFPGLKQVGLFNAQGFDVQVRQTFIMPLHGDVDDIFNRLHEDYRRNVRKAEKEITVTDEPSALSQLWDFQKATLEKKEVRMHFTMQQLEAIFDACKQHDTTALWVARKGGEIEAILWQVWDEVQAYYLVGSKNPLGNDSRAMTALIWHAIEHAKELGKTGFDFEGSMDQGVEKFFRNFGGKRQLYLVLRKNDSMLWKLKEKLA; translated from the coding sequence ATGAGTAATAAGGAATCATATCGCCGGTTTTGTGCTGTTGAAAAAACAGTTCCGCTTTTCCTGAAAGATTGGTGGCTGGATGCTGTTTGCGACAACTGGGATGTTGCTATTGCTAAAAATGGTGATGCTATTAGTGGTGTATGGCCGTATTGCCCGGAGCATAAAATGAATGTTTCTATCATTCGCGACCAGGTGCTGACACCTTATATGGGGCCGTTCGTATTTTATCCTGCTGATCTGAAACATACTAAGCGAGATAATTTTCAGCACGAAACGATCAGTACTTTGTTGGGAGATATGCCCGAAGCGAAGGTCTGGCATTTGTCCGCTTTCCCGGGGTTGAAACAGGTGGGATTGTTCAATGCACAAGGTTTTGACGTGCAGGTAAGGCAAACCTTTATTATGCCACTACATGGTGATGTAGATGACATTTTCAACAGGCTGCACGAAGACTACCGCCGGAATGTGCGCAAAGCTGAGAAAGAAATTACCGTAACGGATGAACCATCTGCTTTGTCACAGCTTTGGGATTTCCAGAAGGCTACACTAGAGAAAAAAGAAGTACGCATGCATTTTACCATGCAGCAGTTGGAGGCTATTTTCGATGCCTGTAAACAGCATGATACTACCGCCTTATGGGTAGCCAGGAAAGGTGGTGAAATAGAAGCGATACTATGGCAGGTATGGGATGAAGTACAGGCATACTACCTGGTAGGTAGTAAAAACCCTTTGGGTAATGATAGCCGTGCCATGACTGCTCTTATCTGGCATGCCATTGAGCATGCAAAGGAGCTGGGTAAAACCGGCTTTGATTTTGAGGGTAGTATGGACCAGGGAGTAGAAAAATTCTTCCGCAATTTTGGCGGTAAGCGCCAGCTTTATTTGGTACTCCGCAAGAACGACTCCATGCTCTGGAAATTGAAAGAAAAGCTGGCCTGA
- a CDS encoding NTP transferase domain-containing protein, with translation MKAIIPVAGAGTKLRPLTYTQPKALIPIAGKTILSVIIDQLQEAGVTEFIFVIGYLGEKIERYLLKNYPSLKYTLVNQTDRKGTGHAIWLTRNAVENDEVMIVLGDTICDYDVKKVITSKVSQIGVKKVDDPRGFGVAELNDTDKVLKVVEKPLIPKSNMAMVGVYYIKETEAMYKALNQNLTDRADEEGEYHLTNALQYMIEQGITFNAFRVNNWFDCGKKESLLYTNSVLLKEQSEKNKETTTSYRYDTSVIIPPVSIAEGCTISHSIIGPNVTIGEHTNIKASIIKDTIIGSFAELDEVVLHSSIIGSDAYVRGLSQSLNIGDNTEIDLK, from the coding sequence GTGAAAGCAATTATCCCCGTTGCTGGCGCGGGTACCAAGCTCCGCCCGTTGACATATACGCAACCCAAGGCATTGATACCCATTGCGGGTAAAACCATCCTGAGCGTCATTATTGACCAACTGCAGGAGGCTGGTGTTACTGAATTCATATTCGTGATAGGCTACCTGGGTGAAAAAATTGAACGCTACCTGCTGAAAAACTATCCTTCGCTTAAGTATACCCTCGTAAACCAGACAGACAGGAAAGGTACAGGTCACGCTATATGGCTGACTCGCAACGCTGTGGAGAACGATGAAGTGATGATCGTGCTGGGGGATACTATTTGCGACTACGATGTTAAGAAAGTAATTACCAGCAAGGTATCGCAGATCGGAGTAAAAAAAGTAGATGACCCGCGCGGTTTTGGTGTTGCCGAGTTGAATGATACTGACAAGGTGCTGAAGGTGGTGGAAAAGCCGCTGATACCCAAATCTAATATGGCTATGGTGGGTGTGTATTACATCAAAGAGACCGAGGCTATGTACAAAGCTCTGAATCAAAACCTGACTGACAGGGCGGATGAAGAAGGCGAATATCACCTGACCAATGCATTGCAATACATGATAGAGCAGGGGATTACCTTCAATGCATTTCGTGTAAATAACTGGTTTGATTGTGGTAAGAAAGAAAGCCTGCTGTACACCAACTCTGTACTGCTGAAAGAACAAAGCGAAAAAAATAAAGAGACCACAACATCATACAGGTATGATACCAGCGTTATCATTCCGCCGGTGAGTATTGCCGAAGGATGCACCATAAGTCATTCTATCATTGGACCAAATGTAACTATTGGTGAGCATACCAACATCAAAGCGTCTATCATAAAAGATACCATCATTGGTTCTTTTGCCGAGTTAGACGAAGTGGTGCTGCACTCTTCTATTATTGGTAGCGACGCATACGTACGCGGCCTCAGTCAGAGCCTGAACATAGGTGACAATACGGAGATCGACCTTAAATAA